TTTAATTGCTTCCATTGATGTCACTTCCTTCTTCATCTTTTCCACCTGTTGCTAGGTGCATAATACTGTGTTCATTCATCTGTTCATGGTCAAGTTCGCCTTGAATGACCCCATGATACATAACCAATGTACGATCACAAGTACGAATAATTTCCTGTGGTTCATTTGACAGGAGAATAATAGCAACACCACTATCCGCCAGCTTATGAATAATGTCGTATATTTCTTCTTTCGATCCAACATCAACCCCTTGCGTTGGATTATCAAGAATCAATATCTTAGGATTTGTAAGAAGCCATTTAGAGAGTACTACTTTTTGTTGATTCCCTCCCGACAGACTGTTTATAGAGTCTGTTGGCTTACCCATTTTTATATGTAATTCTTCACGTTTCTGGTTGAATGCTTCTAATATGCCCTTCATATCGAGTTGTCCGAATGCATTGCTGTAAGCATCAAACGAGGCGAGCGTTCCATTTTCTAAAATGTCCATATCACGAATAATGGCATTTTCTTTTCGGTTACGCGGAACATATCCAATACCGAGTTCCATCGCAGCTGTGATGGAATTGATGGTTACTGGTTTTCCTGATACTTTAATTGTTCCACTTTGATAAGGAATGTCACCAAACACGGATAAGAATAACTCACTTCTTCCATCACCCAAAAGTCCAGTAACGCCCATGACTTCACCCGTTCTAACCTGAAGGTCAACGTTTTTATACAATGTTTCATGTGTTAATTGATTGAGTTCAAGGACAACTTCTCCAGAATTGCGTTCACGTACGATGACTTCGGATCGCACATCATGCCCAACCATGTGTCGCGCCAACTCTTTTGTATTGGTATTCGCTACACGGTCTGATGCAACCATGTTTCCATTACGCAAGACAGTATAGCAATCACAGATTTCCATGATTTCTTCAAGCTTATGCGAAATAAAGATGATTCCTACACCTTCGTTTCGAAGTTTCTTCATCATACTGAAAACGCGTTCGATTTCTGGTCCCGTTAGGGATGTTGTTGGTTCATCCATAATGATGTACTTAGCATCCATTAAGAGCGCACGAGAGATTTCCACAATTTGTTTGTACGATGCGTCCAATGTTGCAACATGGACACATGGATCAAGTTCGAGATCCATTTTCGCAAAAATTTCGCGTGTCTTCTCAATCATCGTTTTCGTATCGGGTACAAAACGATTTTTCATAATTTCATTTCCCAAGAAGAGATTCTCATAGACCGCAAGATCATTAACAAGATTCAATTCTTGATGAATGAAAGCAATCCCTGAACTCAATGAATCAACAGGGCTCTCAAAATTAACAGCGTGATTATTAATCATAATCTCCCCTTCATCCATGGGGAGTACTCCACCGAGTATATTCATCAATGTAGATTTCCCAGCGCCATTTTCACCCAACAAGGCTAAAATCTCACCATCTTTGATTGTTAAATCAACATTTGATAATACACGGTTGGCACCGAATGATTTTGATATATT
The window above is part of the Erysipelothrix sp. HDW6C genome. Proteins encoded here:
- a CDS encoding sugar ABC transporter ATP-binding protein, which produces MIEMKNISKSFGANRVLSNVDLTIKDGEILALLGENGAGKSTLMNILGGVLPMDEGEIMINNHAVNFESPVDSLSSGIAFIHQELNLVNDLAVYENLFLGNEIMKNRFVPDTKTMIEKTREIFAKMDLELDPCVHVATLDASYKQIVEISRALLMDAKYIIMDEPTTSLTGPEIERVFSMMKKLRNEGVGIIFISHKLEEIMEICDCYTVLRNGNMVASDRVANTNTKELARHMVGHDVRSEVIVRERNSGEVVLELNQLTHETLYKNVDLQVRTGEVMGVTGLLGDGRSELFLSVFGDIPYQSGTIKVSGKPVTINSITAAMELGIGYVPRNRKENAIIRDMDILENGTLASFDAYSNAFGQLDMKGILEAFNQKREELHIKMGKPTDSINSLSGGNQQKVVLSKWLLTNPKILILDNPTQGVDVGSKEEIYDIIHKLADSGVAIILLSNEPQEIIRTCDRTLVMYHGVIQGELDHEQMNEHSIMHLATGGKDEEGSDINGSN